GATGGCGAATCCCAGCCCGACGCCCCCCGCGAAGGTCACCAGCACGAGGGCGAACACGGTCAGACCCACCCACAGCCAGCGGAACCAGGTGTCGAGCATGAGGAAGCGCACCGCCGCGAGCCACGCCACCGCCAGGCCGATGCCGCCGACCCAGGCCGCGAGTCCGGCCGGCACCGCCGCGACGTGGTTGCCCAGGAGCACCACCGCGGTCGCGAGGAGCAGGGCCGCGAGGCTCACCAGCAGGGCGAGAGTGGCCGGTCGGGCCAGCGGGGACACGAGTCGTTTCACCGGATGCCGTGCTCCTGTTTGTAGGCCGCCCAGTTGTCCTTCAGGTGGACGAAACCGCCGAAGCCCTCGGCCGTCAGGAAGGGGTTGTGCCGTCGCTCGTGCCCGATGGTGGAATGGGGTCTGGCGCCATCGCCGCCGTAGTAGTCGTGCCCCGGAAGGACGATCGTCTCGTCGGGAAGTTGCAGGAGTTTCTGCAGGGAGGCGTACTCCTGCTCGGCCGAGGAGCCCCTGAAGTACGGTCCGGTGCCGCCGACCTTGCCGCAGAAGAGGATGTCGCCCGTGACGAGGCGGCCGGCGCAGAGGAAGCAGTAGTGGCCCGGCGAGTGGCCCGGCGTGGCCAGGGCCCGCACCGCGAGGTCGCCGAGGGACAGCTCCTGGCCGTCGGCGAGGGGCTCGGCGCCGGGCACGTCGTCGGCCGCCCCCGCGTGGACGGTGGCCCCGGTGAGGGCGACCAGCTCGGCCAGGCCGCCGACGTGGTCGCCGTGGCCGTGGGTCACGAGGATGCGCGTGATGCGCAGGCCGAGCGCCGTCGCGAGGCGATGCAGTTCGGCCGGACGGAAGCCCGGATCGCAGGCCGCGGCCGCGCCCGTGGCGCGGTCGGCGAACAGGTAGCAGAAGTTGCGGTCGCCGCCCAGGTGGTACTGGCGGCACAGGACTCGGTCGTCGGACAGGTCGCTGATCACGGATCGGCCTCCTCGGGGTCGTCTCCGGATCATAGCCCCGGCCCCGCCCCGCGCCAACCCCGTTCCGATGGCCGAGCCCGGACTTGCCCCGACCGGAGCCGCCGCTTACCCTGAAGGCCCGCGACCCCCAGGCCCCGGCCCGCCCGGGAGAACAGGATCAGCATGACCGACCGCGACGCCACCGCCCTCGTCCCCACCTCCTTCGAGGCGGTCGATGCCGTCCTCCGCGACGTCATCGCCGTCTGGCACGAGCGCGAGGACCGCATCCCGGACTGGGACGCGTGCCGCGAGGTGATGCCGCTGACGCGCCCCGAGGGCTGGGCCCGCACGACCGAGCTGCTGCAGCTGATCAACACCTTCCAGTGGCACGAAGAGGACAAGAGCCGGGCCCATGGGGCCGGCGACGCGGTGCTGGGCCGGGTGAAGCGCTCCATCGACGCCTCGAACCGCCGCCGCGTGCAGACCGTCGATCGCCTCGACGACCTGATCCACAGCGGCCTGGCACGGGCCGGACACCTGGATCCGGCCGCCCCGCTGCATTCGGAATCGCCCGGGAGCATCATCGACCGCCTGTCGGTGCTCGCCCTCAAGCGCCACCACGTCGCCGAAGCGCGCGACGAGCTCGCAGGGAGCGAGGAAGCCGCCGCCATGCAGGCCCGCCTCGATACGGTCAGCGAGCAGTACGCCGATCTCGGCGCCTGCCTCGAGCGCCTGCTCGCCGACGTGCGGCAGGGCCGCGTGGGCCTGAAGTTCTACCGGCAGGTCAAGGTGTACGTCGATCCGGACACGGGGCGCCTGCGGGCCGACCTCGACGACTGAGTCGCCTTTCCGGTCCGCCGGCGCCCCGCCGTGCGGCGCCGGCTACTTGAGCAGCGTGACCTTCAGGGACCGCGCACCCCGTTCCCCCGCCAGACGCACGAAGTACACGCCCGAGGCCGCGGCGGCGCCGTCGTCGGTGCGGCCGTCCCACGCGATGGCGTGGTCGCCCGCCGCGAGGCGGTCGTCCACGAGGCGACGCACCTGCCGGCCGCGCGCGTCGTGGATGACGATGCGCACGCGCTCGTCGGCCGCCAGCGCGAACTGGATCCGGGTGCGGGGATTGAACGGGTTCGGCGACGCCCGCGCCGCCAGCAGGCCGCTCGCCGGCGGCACCTCGGGCGACTCGGTGGCCCCGCACGGCGCGGCCACGATGCCGGGCATGCCGCACGCCTTGGCCTCGCCCACCAGCGGCGACGACGCGTCGAGGCGCAAGCCGTCCG
This genomic window from bacterium contains:
- a CDS encoding MBL fold metallo-hydrolase — its product is MISDLSDDRVLCRQYHLGGDRNFCYLFADRATGAAAACDPGFRPAELHRLATALGLRITRILVTHGHGDHVGGLAELVALTGATVHAGAADDVPGAEPLADGQELSLGDLAVRALATPGHSPGHYCFLCAGRLVTGDILFCGKVGGTGPYFRGSSAEQEYASLQKLLQLPDETIVLPGHDYYGGDGARPHSTIGHERRHNPFLTAEGFGGFVHLKDNWAAYKQEHGIR
- a CDS encoding DUF4254 domain-containing protein gives rise to the protein MTDRDATALVPTSFEAVDAVLRDVIAVWHEREDRIPDWDACREVMPLTRPEGWARTTELLQLINTFQWHEEDKSRAHGAGDAVLGRVKRSIDASNRRRVQTVDRLDDLIHSGLARAGHLDPAAPLHSESPGSIIDRLSVLALKRHHVAEARDELAGSEEAAAMQARLDTVSEQYADLGACLERLLADVRQGRVGLKFYRQVKVYVDPDTGRLRADLDD